Within [Chlorobium] sp. 445, the genomic segment AGCCCCTTCGCATAGCATATCCTAGTTCTCTGAGTTCTTTGTACATGTAGCGATTTTCCTGACGCACCTTTTGTCGGTCAACACCTGCGGCGCAGCTGGCGATGTTGTATTTCATTTTAGCCTCACGCCATGCTTTTAGCGCTGCTTCAATTGCGTCTTTGTTATCAGCCTTGATAGCACTGTGCAGGTTTTGACGAGCTTGTTGCATCTCACGCTGTGCATCGTGCAGATTAGCTTTCGTACCATACAGCTCACGCAGTTTTTCACGGCGCTCTTGTATTTGCTCTCGCAAGTCTTGCATTTCTTTAAGAATCTTCTCAGCGTCTTGTGCGCGTGCACCTTGCACCGCTGCACCAAACATCAAGGCTACCAAAACCAAAGAGAGAATTGTCGCTTTCATTGTCATACAAGTTTAAGTTGAAGATGACGATGTTAATTGTTACTACTACGGCTCACTTGTAAGACAAGCGTGCACAAAGGCAGGTTTAAACACCAGAGTTAGTCCAGCACTTTTTGCACTGCGCACACATGCGGCACTTCACATCAGAATGTGCATAGCGCAACAGTTTATCTTTCTACCTATATTGCGTTAATTTGTATCTAGCTTTGTCTAACATCATTGCGTCTAACATCATTGCACGTTGCGCCTTGAACTAATCAAACCTGAATGATGAAGTCTTTTACGCTAAGTATCAACCGTACCTCCTACACACTTACGCTGAATCCAGATATGCCACTGCTTTGGGTTCTGCGCGATGTTTTAGGCATGACTGGCACAAAGTTTGGCTGTGGCAAAGGCTACTGTGGGGCTTGCACGGTGCTTATTGATGGTGAGGCAGCAAAATCGTGCTCACGCCCTGTTTCAATGGTTGCAGGAAAATCTATTACCACGATTGAGGGACTCTCGCCTGATGGCACTCACGCTTTGCAGCAAGCCTGGATTTTGGAAGATGTGCCACAATGCGGCTATTGCCAACCTGGACAAATTATGGCTGCTGCAGGTCTCTTGAACGAAAAGAAAAATCCTACTGATGCCGATATTGATGAAGCCATGAGTGGCATATTATGTCGCTGTGGGGCTTATCAACGCATTCGTGCCGCAATTCATCGCGCTGCAAAATTGCAAGATCATGGAGGACTTAAATGAGCAAAGTTCATCAAACGCCTGATACGATCTCATTTGATACGTGCTCGAGTGTTTCTCGACGTGACTTTCTGAAAATTCTCTCTCTTGCTGGCACAGGCTTTGCACTTGGGTTTTACTTACAGTCTGACGACAAGCATCAACTCTTTGCATCACACTTACCTGCTGCTACATTTGAACCCAATGCATGGCTGCGCATTGAAACTGATGGGAGTATTGTTGTTACACTTGGCAAAGTTGAAATGGGACAAGGTGTGCATACCGCTTTGCCCATGATTTTAGCTGAAGAACTCGATGCCGACTGGAAAAAAGTCCGTGCCGAGCAAGGTGATGCGCATGAAAAATACGGACGCATGGCGACGGGCGGCAGTGCCAGTGTGCGCACCAATTGGGAGATACTTCGCAAGGCAGGTGCCGCTGCACGCCAAATGCTGCTTTCAGCAGCCGCCAAAGCATGGGGTGTGCCTGAAAAAGAGTGCCGCACTGAAAATGGTTTTGTTTTGCATGTCAGTGGCAAGCAGATGAGTTACGGTGAACTTGCACCGCTTGCGGCTAAGCTCCCTGTGCCACAACATCCACCTTTGAAAGATCCGCAGCATTTCAAACTTATCGGCAAGCCTACACTGCGCCTCGATACCCTTGATAAGGTTACCGGTCGTGCCACATTTGGCATTGATGTAAGGGTGCCGAATATGTTCGTTGCTGTTGTGGAGCGGTGTCCTGTGTTTGGTGGCAGAGTAAAAAGTGTGGACGACAGAGCTGCAAGAAAATCAGCGGGCATCAAGCATGTGCTTCAAATTAAGTCGGGTGTGGCGGTCGTAGCTGATGGATATTGGAATGCCATGCAGGCACGAGAGAAACTTAAAATCAAGTGGG encodes:
- a CDS encoding (2Fe-2S)-binding protein; its protein translation is MKSFTLSINRTSYTLTLNPDMPLLWVLRDVLGMTGTKFGCGKGYCGACTVLIDGEAAKSCSRPVSMVAGKSITTIEGLSPDGTHALQQAWILEDVPQCGYCQPGQIMAAAGLLNEKKNPTDADIDEAMSGILCRCGAYQRIRAAIHRAAKLQDHGGLK